A stretch of Aureispira sp. CCB-E DNA encodes these proteins:
- a CDS encoding Crp/Fnr family transcriptional regulator gives MEAALFQFLAKHIVLTEEEKVALLDFDLFRTYPKGHILLHEGAFAQAAYFVIKGCLRCYYLDEGEEKTTAFYMEEEGVTPESLINQSPSTYYISCEETSVVLVSTPQMEQTIFQKFPKFETLCRILSEKELANQQVAFAKMFNSTPEERYLHLIKTKPQLLQRVPQYQIASYIGIKPESLSRIRKRLNDK, from the coding sequence ATGGAAGCAGCCTTATTTCAATTTTTAGCCAAACACATCGTATTGACAGAAGAGGAGAAAGTTGCTTTGTTGGATTTTGATCTATTTAGAACGTATCCGAAAGGACATATTTTACTTCATGAAGGAGCATTTGCTCAAGCAGCTTATTTTGTTATCAAAGGCTGCTTGAGATGCTATTATTTGGACGAAGGAGAAGAAAAAACAACCGCTTTTTATATGGAGGAAGAAGGTGTTACGCCAGAAAGTTTAATTAATCAGAGCCCTTCTACGTATTATATTTCTTGTGAAGAAACGTCAGTTGTGTTGGTTTCAACTCCTCAAATGGAACAAACCATTTTTCAAAAGTTCCCGAAATTTGAAACACTATGCCGAATCTTGTCTGAAAAAGAACTTGCCAATCAACAAGTCGCTTTTGCTAAGATGTTTAACTCCACTCCAGAAGAAAGGTACTTGCATTTGATTAAAACGAAACCTCAATTATTACAAAGAGTCCCTCAGTATCAAATTGCCAGTTATATAGGAATTAAGCCAGAATCATTGAGCCGCATTCGAAAACGACTTAATGATAAATAA
- the rlmD gene encoding 23S rRNA (uracil(1939)-C(5))-methyltransferase RlmD has product MDTNTVKIKKGAILENVQIEDVAFGGEGLAKLKTEHGDYVLFVKNSLPGQLVHAKIVKKKKRFAKCKLIKVVQPSKDEINLPYQPIPGAPFARLPIEKQEQYKESSTLEMFKRLSGIEEIKDLYETYISSPLVWHYRNKMEYSFSTLVSELGTGEESEGFALGFKRRGQWWAVENLEADSGLFDAQFEGAMLSIRQYCEQTNLPPWNPAKSEGFFRFLVVRKSYAHDELLFNLVTTSSKLEQFDKMAFVDLLKGILGERLAGVIHTINDEIGDVAKQPAEQSTLLYGKEKIVENILGLDFEISMQSFFQTNPKCAEKLYSKVIEYVQAGMEHSGTTNAVAMDLFCGTGTIAQLLANDSNIDQVIGVDIVAEAIEDAKENAKRNGIDGIQFYAADVRKFLFDYPQYKGKIGTIVLDPPRGGIVPKALQRIIELGAKSIVYVSCNPSTQARDAATLMEAGYELKRFCLADQFPHTAHIESIALFERP; this is encoded by the coding sequence GTGGATACAAATACAGTAAAAATAAAAAAAGGAGCGATTTTAGAAAACGTTCAAATTGAGGATGTTGCATTTGGTGGTGAGGGCTTGGCTAAATTAAAAACAGAACATGGAGATTATGTTTTGTTTGTAAAAAATAGCTTACCTGGGCAATTGGTTCATGCAAAAATTGTTAAAAAGAAAAAGCGATTTGCAAAGTGTAAATTGATAAAAGTAGTGCAGCCCTCCAAGGATGAAATAAATTTGCCTTACCAACCCATTCCTGGTGCTCCTTTTGCTAGGTTGCCAATCGAAAAACAGGAGCAATACAAGGAGTCTTCTACCTTGGAAATGTTCAAGCGATTGAGTGGAATAGAGGAAATTAAGGATTTGTACGAAACTTACATCAGTTCTCCACTTGTATGGCATTATAGAAATAAGATGGAATATTCTTTTTCTACGCTAGTTTCAGAGTTAGGAACAGGAGAAGAGTCGGAAGGCTTTGCATTGGGATTCAAACGGAGAGGACAATGGTGGGCTGTCGAAAATTTGGAAGCAGATTCGGGCTTGTTTGATGCACAATTTGAAGGGGCAATGCTTTCAATTCGTCAATATTGTGAACAAACCAATTTGCCACCTTGGAATCCTGCCAAAAGTGAAGGTTTCTTTCGATTTTTGGTCGTTCGAAAGAGTTATGCACATGATGAGTTGTTGTTTAATTTGGTAACGACCAGCTCGAAATTAGAGCAGTTTGATAAAATGGCTTTTGTTGATTTACTAAAAGGGATTTTAGGCGAACGCTTAGCAGGAGTTATTCATACGATTAACGATGAAATTGGAGATGTCGCCAAACAACCTGCGGAACAATCGACACTGTTGTATGGCAAAGAAAAAATTGTAGAAAACATCTTGGGCTTGGATTTTGAAATTAGCATGCAAAGTTTCTTTCAAACAAACCCTAAATGCGCTGAAAAATTATATTCTAAAGTAATCGAATACGTTCAAGCAGGGATGGAGCATTCGGGAACAACCAATGCTGTTGCTATGGATTTGTTTTGCGGAACAGGGACAATTGCCCAATTACTAGCCAATGATTCAAATATTGACCAAGTGATTGGTGTTGACATCGTAGCAGAAGCGATTGAAGATGCAAAAGAAAATGCCAAACGAAATGGTATTGACGGCATTCAGTTTTATGCCGCAGATGTGCGCAAGTTCTTGTTTGATTATCCTCAATACAAAGGAAAGATTGGAACGATTGTATTGGATCCACCGAGAGGAGGGATTGTTCCCAAAGCTTTGCAACGAATTATTGAGTTGGGGGCAAAATCTATTGTATATGTCTCTTGCAATCCTTCTACACAAGCTAGAGATGCAGCAACCTTGATGGAAGCTGGTTATGAGCTAAAGCGATTTTGTTTGGCCGATCAATTTCCTCATACAGCCCATATCGAAAGTATTGCTTTATTTGAGCGCCCTTAA
- a CDS encoding GNAT family N-acetyltransferase, protein MNITSVMFATPEYDQLVAMRIETLYEPLNAEITIEDFAEEYKDVHLMVQNEQHVLIGAIVAKVCEEEDEFLNKRKICLLRQVVVRKDLQGIGVGRDVLESIEKLLIEKGYKEIRLYAHVGALDFYTKFGYTKHGKEFTGNGIKQHVMKKKIQKKSEKLDKLEAVGTAYS, encoded by the coding sequence ATGAATATTACATCAGTTATGTTTGCCACCCCTGAATACGATCAGTTGGTAGCCATGCGTATTGAAACGCTTTATGAACCTCTTAATGCTGAAATTACAATCGAAGATTTTGCAGAGGAATACAAGGATGTACATTTGATGGTTCAGAATGAGCAACATGTTTTAATTGGTGCCATTGTAGCAAAGGTTTGTGAAGAGGAAGATGAATTTCTAAACAAGCGTAAAATTTGTTTGCTGCGTCAGGTTGTCGTTCGCAAGGATTTACAAGGAATTGGAGTGGGAAGAGATGTTTTGGAATCTATTGAAAAGTTGTTGATAGAAAAAGGCTATAAAGAAATTCGTTTGTATGCTCATGTAGGTGCCTTAGATTTTTATACAAAGTTTGGCTACACTAAACATGGAAAAGAATTTACGGGCAACGGTATTAAGCAACATGTTATGAAGAAAAAAATTCAGAAAAAATCTGAAAAATTAGACAAGTTGGAAGCTGTTGGAACGGCTTATTCTTAA
- a CDS encoding class I SAM-dependent methyltransferase, which produces MNNQEAYNSWAAIYDDNHNKTRDLDALVTQKVLGQYAFENVLEIGCGTGKNTVWLAKHAKEIWAMDFSSEMLGKLKEKLDTDKLNLYEVDIQRIWPIASQQVDLATTNLVLEHIQDLTFIFKEAARVLKSGGTFFVSELHPIKQYLGSKARFEAGGDLQTLDCYIHHISEYLEVAKRTGFECVDLQEWFDDNNRTLPPRIVSFVFTKKD; this is translated from the coding sequence ATGAACAATCAAGAAGCGTATAATAGTTGGGCAGCTATTTATGATGATAATCATAATAAAACTAGAGATTTGGATGCTCTAGTGACTCAAAAAGTATTAGGTCAATATGCCTTTGAAAATGTCTTGGAAATAGGCTGTGGAACGGGCAAAAATACCGTGTGGCTAGCCAAGCACGCAAAGGAAATTTGGGCGATGGATTTTTCTTCAGAAATGTTAGGGAAGTTAAAGGAAAAATTGGATACGGACAAGTTGAATCTTTATGAAGTCGACATACAACGTATTTGGCCTATTGCCAGTCAACAAGTAGATTTGGCAACAACGAATCTTGTGTTGGAACACATACAAGACTTGACATTTATTTTTAAGGAGGCGGCTCGTGTCCTTAAAAGTGGAGGTACCTTTTTTGTTTCGGAGTTGCATCCTATTAAGCAATACTTAGGAAGCAAGGCACGATTTGAAGCAGGTGGAGATTTGCAAACGTTGGATTGTTACATACATCACATTTCTGAATATTTAGAAGTGGCTAAAAGGACAGGGTTTGAATGTGTTGATTTGCAAGAATGGTTTGATGACAACAACCGAACCTTGCCGCCAAGAATAGTATCTTTTGTCTTCACCAAAAAGGATTAA
- a CDS encoding DUF1361 domain-containing protein codes for MPLLFIHSAKYLKQQHASEVLVWGVGGVSLLFLPNSPYIITDLFHLIYWKHTAPLWFDTLLIFSYASTGVVLFYATLLMMEQLLKMYFKTHTAILILLGIIFLNAFGIYLGRYMRFNSWDIISNPIGLIEEILRYLSNPMGYPRIWGITFTYGMLFGVGYCCIKLFQQTIQNEQSRSV; via the coding sequence TTGCCATTACTATTTATACACAGTGCAAAGTACTTAAAACAGCAACACGCTTCTGAAGTACTTGTATGGGGCGTGGGAGGAGTTAGTTTACTTTTTTTACCCAATTCTCCTTACATTATCACTGATTTATTTCATCTAATATATTGGAAACACACCGCACCACTTTGGTTTGATACACTATTGATTTTTTCTTATGCAAGTACAGGAGTTGTTTTATTTTATGCTACATTACTAATGATGGAACAACTACTAAAAATGTACTTTAAGACACATACAGCTATTCTAATACTTTTAGGAATTATATTTTTAAATGCTTTTGGGATTTATTTGGGACGTTATATGCGTTTTAACAGCTGGGATATTATCAGTAATCCAATAGGACTTATTGAAGAAATCTTACGATATTTAAGCAATCCAATGGGGTACCCTAGAATTTGGGGAATTACCTTTACTTATGGGATGTTATTTGGAGTGGGATATTGCTGTATCAAATTATTTCAACAAACCATACAAAATGAACAATCAAGAAGCGTATAA
- a CDS encoding ABC transporter ATP-binding protein, which produces MIQLKKLQVGHSKAINSIPLDADFSLGNLVALLGRNGCGKTTLLRTLGNFLKPIAGQLLLNEQRIEDFSAKDFSTQLSIVTTERIQTPYMKVYDLIALGRYPYLGFLGKLRAEDHQAIQAIIENLEINHLTNKYITACSDGEQQMVLLARALAQDTPIILLDEATAHLDFVNRIKIFQTLQRLAKKQQKLIFLATHELDIALRFAHQIMLFHQGKITVDLSKNLTQTKQIQEVFAIEGISYNF; this is translated from the coding sequence ATGATACAACTAAAAAAATTGCAAGTGGGGCACTCAAAAGCAATTAACTCAATCCCCTTGGATGCTGATTTTTCCCTAGGGAATTTGGTGGCTTTATTGGGGCGAAATGGCTGTGGAAAGACCACTTTGCTAAGAACATTGGGGAATTTCCTGAAACCTATAGCTGGTCAGCTGTTATTAAATGAACAAAGAATAGAGGATTTTTCAGCAAAAGATTTTTCTACTCAATTGAGCATTGTCACGACAGAACGAATTCAGACACCTTATATGAAAGTGTATGACTTAATTGCTCTAGGAAGGTATCCTTATTTGGGTTTCTTGGGCAAATTGAGAGCAGAGGATCATCAAGCGATTCAGGCGATTATCGAGAACTTAGAAATCAATCATTTGACAAACAAGTATATTACAGCATGTAGTGATGGTGAACAGCAAATGGTACTTTTGGCAAGAGCCTTAGCACAAGATACCCCTATTATTTTGTTGGATGAGGCTACTGCACACCTCGATTTTGTCAATCGAATTAAAATTTTTCAAACCTTACAGCGCTTGGCAAAAAAGCAGCAAAAACTTATTTTTTTAGCTACACATGAACTAGACATTGCACTCCGATTTGCACATCAAATAATGCTTTTTCATCAAGGCAAAATAACCGTAGACTTGTCCAAAAACTTAACGCAAACAAAGCAAATTCAAGAAGTATTTGCCATTGAAGGTATTTCTTACAATTTTTAG
- a CDS encoding WGR domain-containing protein — MKQYLENKQGKSSKFWEIELDGQFLTIQNGKIGGKGRLTKKDLKTEEKALLAFKREIIKKKKSGYEDPAMPIIALDLENTPFNDTIFKHEAEVEHIYYYEQKGVVVTASRNHFYLWQLDGTLLDQYEFAESTHFFGSFFVQAVPNSEQLLIYKKDTYRDNHIYLFDCAQHKLELIREQLIEIPIKGYFGDIDVDENYIYLGYTGGFMLLDYEFNTLKTLVSPQNHNNSSGTVVSAVSQRIAFIEYGGRESLEQILIMDLDGNEVAQFEAKAHGSNGIAVKFNATGTILYTVSAANYKTKAQLWEVEKGNLLQELVNYSSSGGVLSFEVSRDDKWLAIRVAGVDIILWNVEEASVAWVRTNEALWANIAFGGSGTLYQSAGNRLQPIGLESGEPLLVSKGLTAACRTLYIDDAQNELWTMAGKIAHCFEADGSVKHALDIESFVAEKTSGKLLLKRRYQNYGGTYAWFDLKTGEETPILSGLFESIDFDERRLLSTSGYFSREKKMTKLWSHSGRELQAFKPSKNVKAYLWKDDEFVVVQGKTLEFWTMGEKKASLVIKNAHSKGIQVLHTFPNCSLVLSIADNEIRLWDGKSTTSLFFDLALDTIKTVLKKDYLSELLIVDKLGNVYVLEVEQQLLRQIANLKQPITTATLSRTGILYAATEELEILKTDLSSLLQLKQEEKKASSTLEINTSILNGTPTEKEVFRFLKSMDWKTLDVPLFLRLRSALEKIAIEDGVGAAHEYFTERMLESGALLRHSFAHEEKINSFAMSPDGQYLAVGTWVGDNYEEDGTVQIWETATGRCVNLLKESYGGIGWPDYPHMLQWSASSRYIGAGLNTNTVAKLNPFSDASSPLASASVTNGWSRPPAWTWQGNKDAFVISCWHNSEIPLAITSNKRQNTYEDNAKWMSMKLAANIKPLLNGNDLQPYKWCRTTPDGRFAYGYNYQNQVYGVDLDSKQVVWLKSISQPVGFSACNDRMVYQDSDKLVWATIQTGEIVSKTSCLMSVKGIQFSEEAQRCVVYGEKTLLVYEAEKQIARWTLNDNVLKEAASYSELRSVQFNQEGDKLVVLLESGKAQVWSIETQSLLSEFVVTAEGIYWGATIVVVGAYGISFYKEDGTCIQSCDKDQQAKAYNALYDQASPLQVGKKDFSIKYDVVPNYPLDDKGRKQWIAVVPTGVVIGNDLNVDGLDQHLAYVYENKYAWSYCWGSKKHLYTTLYEAKEDPKLGLTSKEKALIKAPKKTKPKKAGISFSKGGSLLDIVQVHQKSLAELKGGWHYHISKHNGIIARQLIKIGAYKKAIKIAAASSEPYVLVSNLGFVAVDLAQNGVLDLAKEAFEKGVNALENMPEKDRNDWAATFVYAPLAAAAALLGLSETSKTYFDLSYQKIEKESNTFEKYTHLATSYLLCHQHEKAMDVMSNGPWNEGWFSSYQVQFILLLMDLGHLDLAMEYFDLGIQKCGKIDEFDLLDKGFEALLEQKRYQEAIAWMEKFPGLSTSHCEALLIQKYIEVGEKELGTDYLLTKMEASKGYDGSVMEYLKLMSYINPEKAKESILNYTTTTNAYYKDRYYEDLGRTKSNLGLVDDGLLTSEKISDVRNRVLYLVGLLECPADNTEVQLQILNQAIDLVTKEEMVVQETIKFCIELSKAASRLGKEDQANNLLEKANALANQSKADDRYSASELQKLYLDLELLEASYKMFKKQTPANRKYGMKDYALEIARKGYWKTAAALLMTIPAKDLNDRHAAAMKIIKDFNP; from the coding sequence ATGAAACAATATCTAGAAAATAAGCAAGGAAAATCTTCTAAGTTTTGGGAAATAGAATTAGATGGACAATTTCTAACCATTCAAAATGGAAAAATTGGAGGGAAAGGTCGCTTGACTAAGAAAGACCTCAAAACGGAAGAAAAAGCATTGCTAGCTTTTAAAAGAGAAATTATTAAAAAAAAGAAGAGTGGCTATGAAGACCCTGCTATGCCTATTATTGCTTTAGATTTAGAAAATACTCCTTTTAACGATACGATTTTTAAGCACGAAGCGGAAGTTGAGCATATCTATTATTATGAACAAAAAGGTGTTGTAGTAACAGCCAGTAGGAATCATTTTTACTTGTGGCAACTAGATGGAACGTTGTTAGACCAATATGAATTTGCAGAAAGTACGCATTTTTTTGGTTCCTTTTTTGTCCAAGCAGTGCCTAATTCTGAACAATTGTTGATTTATAAGAAAGATACTTATCGAGATAACCATATCTATCTTTTTGATTGTGCTCAACACAAACTAGAGCTTATTCGAGAACAGCTAATTGAAATACCGATAAAAGGCTATTTTGGTGATATAGATGTGGATGAGAACTACATTTATTTGGGGTATACGGGGGGATTTATGTTGCTAGATTATGAATTTAATACACTAAAAACTTTAGTTTCTCCGCAAAATCATAATAATTCTAGTGGAACGGTGGTTAGTGCGGTTAGTCAACGAATTGCGTTCATTGAATACGGTGGTCGAGAAAGTTTAGAGCAAATATTGATCATGGATTTGGATGGCAATGAAGTGGCTCAGTTTGAAGCCAAAGCGCATGGATCGAATGGAATAGCAGTAAAGTTCAACGCTACAGGGACAATTTTATATACTGTTTCAGCGGCTAATTATAAAACAAAAGCGCAGCTATGGGAAGTCGAAAAAGGCAATTTGCTCCAAGAATTGGTGAATTATTCTAGTAGTGGGGGCGTTTTGTCTTTTGAGGTATCGAGAGATGATAAGTGGTTGGCTATTCGAGTGGCAGGAGTAGATATTATTTTATGGAATGTAGAAGAAGCTTCGGTTGCTTGGGTAAGAACGAATGAAGCACTTTGGGCAAACATTGCTTTTGGAGGGTCGGGAACATTGTATCAGTCTGCGGGAAATAGGTTGCAACCAATTGGTTTGGAATCGGGTGAACCTTTGTTGGTATCGAAAGGATTGACAGCCGCGTGTCGTACGTTGTATATTGACGATGCACAAAATGAATTGTGGACAATGGCAGGGAAAATAGCGCATTGTTTTGAGGCAGATGGTTCCGTAAAACATGCGTTGGATATAGAATCTTTTGTCGCTGAAAAAACATCGGGCAAACTTTTGCTCAAGCGTCGATACCAAAATTATGGAGGTACTTATGCTTGGTTCGATCTAAAAACGGGAGAAGAAACACCTATTTTATCTGGTTTGTTTGAAAGTATTGATTTTGATGAACGGCGATTGCTCTCTACTTCAGGTTATTTTTCGAGAGAAAAGAAAATGACCAAACTTTGGAGCCACTCGGGGAGAGAATTACAGGCTTTTAAGCCAAGCAAAAATGTAAAGGCTTATCTCTGGAAAGATGATGAGTTTGTTGTGGTGCAAGGTAAAACACTGGAATTTTGGACGATGGGGGAAAAGAAAGCTTCTTTGGTGATTAAAAATGCGCATAGTAAGGGAATTCAAGTATTACATACGTTCCCTAATTGTTCTCTAGTATTGTCTATTGCGGATAATGAAATTAGATTATGGGATGGAAAATCTACAACTTCCTTGTTTTTTGATCTGGCATTGGATACGATTAAGACAGTTCTTAAAAAAGATTACCTATCAGAATTGCTAATCGTTGATAAACTAGGGAATGTGTATGTATTGGAGGTAGAACAACAACTTTTGAGGCAAATTGCCAATTTAAAACAACCGATTACAACCGCTACACTTAGTCGAACAGGAATCTTATATGCGGCAACAGAGGAGTTAGAAATTTTGAAGACTGATTTATCTTCGTTGTTACAACTTAAACAAGAAGAAAAAAAAGCAAGCAGTACACTAGAGATAAATACTAGTATTTTGAATGGCACTCCAACAGAAAAAGAAGTGTTTCGTTTTTTGAAATCTATGGATTGGAAAACGTTGGATGTTCCGTTATTCTTAAGGTTACGAAGTGCACTAGAAAAGATAGCAATAGAGGATGGTGTTGGAGCTGCACACGAATATTTTACAGAACGTATGTTGGAGTCTGGTGCTTTGCTGAGACACTCTTTTGCACACGAAGAAAAAATAAACAGTTTTGCTATGAGTCCAGATGGGCAATATTTGGCAGTTGGAACTTGGGTAGGAGATAATTATGAAGAAGATGGAACGGTACAAATATGGGAAACGGCTACTGGGCGTTGTGTGAATTTGTTAAAAGAGTCTTATGGTGGTATTGGTTGGCCTGATTATCCTCATATGCTTCAATGGAGTGCCAGCAGTCGATACATTGGTGCGGGTTTAAATACCAATACTGTAGCAAAATTAAACCCTTTTTCAGATGCTTCTAGCCCTTTGGCATCGGCATCAGTAACAAATGGTTGGTCAAGACCCCCAGCATGGACATGGCAAGGAAACAAAGATGCTTTTGTCATTAGTTGTTGGCACAATTCTGAAATTCCTCTAGCAATAACCTCCAACAAAAGGCAGAACACGTATGAAGATAATGCCAAGTGGATGTCTATGAAATTAGCAGCCAATATCAAGCCCTTGCTTAATGGAAACGATTTGCAACCTTACAAATGGTGTAGAACGACCCCTGATGGTCGGTTTGCTTATGGTTATAACTACCAAAATCAGGTATATGGGGTAGATTTGGATTCCAAACAAGTTGTTTGGTTGAAATCTATCAGCCAACCTGTTGGATTTAGTGCGTGCAATGATAGAATGGTTTATCAAGACTCTGACAAATTGGTTTGGGCAACTATCCAAACAGGGGAGATTGTTTCTAAAACTAGTTGCTTGATGAGTGTTAAAGGAATACAGTTTTCAGAAGAAGCTCAACGGTGTGTGGTCTATGGCGAAAAAACATTGTTGGTTTATGAGGCAGAAAAGCAAATTGCTCGATGGACTCTTAATGATAATGTACTCAAAGAAGCAGCATCTTATTCAGAACTTAGAAGTGTTCAATTCAATCAAGAAGGTGACAAACTTGTGGTATTATTAGAGTCAGGGAAAGCACAAGTCTGGTCCATCGAAACACAATCTTTGCTTAGTGAGTTTGTGGTTACTGCTGAAGGAATTTATTGGGGGGCTACAATTGTAGTCGTAGGTGCCTATGGGATTTCTTTTTACAAGGAAGATGGGACGTGTATTCAATCTTGTGATAAGGATCAGCAAGCGAAGGCTTATAATGCATTGTATGATCAAGCGAGTCCGCTTCAAGTAGGGAAAAAAGATTTCTCGATTAAATACGATGTGGTTCCTAATTACCCTTTAGATGATAAGGGGCGGAAGCAGTGGATTGCGGTTGTTCCAACAGGAGTCGTAATCGGCAATGATTTGAATGTAGATGGGTTAGATCAACATTTGGCGTATGTATATGAAAATAAATATGCTTGGTCGTATTGTTGGGGCAGTAAAAAGCATCTGTATACAACGCTATATGAAGCTAAAGAAGATCCTAAGCTGGGATTGACAAGTAAAGAAAAAGCACTTATAAAAGCTCCTAAGAAAACCAAACCGAAAAAGGCGGGCATCTCTTTTTCTAAAGGAGGATCCTTGTTGGATATTGTACAAGTACACCAAAAATCCTTGGCGGAATTGAAAGGAGGTTGGCATTATCACATTAGCAAACACAATGGTATTATTGCTCGTCAATTGATTAAGATAGGTGCGTATAAAAAAGCTATTAAAATTGCTGCTGCCAGTTCCGAACCTTATGTGTTGGTGTCGAATTTAGGTTTTGTAGCTGTTGATTTGGCTCAAAACGGGGTGCTTGATTTGGCAAAAGAAGCATTTGAAAAGGGTGTCAATGCGCTAGAAAATATGCCTGAAAAAGATCGAAATGATTGGGCTGCTACCTTTGTTTATGCACCATTGGCAGCCGCCGCAGCTTTGTTAGGTTTAAGCGAAACATCCAAAACATATTTTGACCTATCGTATCAAAAAATAGAAAAGGAATCGAATACCTTTGAAAAATATACCCACTTGGCGACTAGTTATCTTCTGTGCCATCAACATGAAAAGGCAATGGATGTTATGTCGAATGGCCCTTGGAACGAGGGATGGTTTAGTTCCTATCAAGTACAATTTATTTTGTTATTAATGGATTTGGGGCATTTAGATTTGGCAATGGAATATTTTGATTTGGGGATTCAGAAATGTGGCAAGATTGATGAATTTGACTTGCTAGATAAAGGATTTGAAGCGCTATTAGAACAAAAACGGTATCAAGAAGCGATTGCTTGGATGGAGAAATTTCCAGGGTTGAGCACGAGCCATTGTGAAGCTTTGCTGATTCAAAAATATATAGAAGTTGGTGAGAAAGAGTTGGGGACGGATTATTTGTTAACAAAAATGGAAGCTTCCAAAGGATACGATGGTAGCGTAATGGAGTACTTAAAGTTGATGAGTTATATCAATCCTGAAAAAGCTAAGGAAAGTATTCTAAATTATACAACAACGACCAATGCTTATTATAAAGATCGTTATTATGAGGATTTGGGAAGAACAAAATCTAATCTTGGTTTGGTTGATGATGGGTTGTTAACTTCAGAAAAAATAAGCGATGTTCGTAACCGAGTACTTTACTTGGTTGGTTTGTTAGAATGCCCAGCAGATAACACCGAGGTGCAACTGCAAATTTTGAATCAAGCTATAGATTTGGTGACAAAAGAGGAGATGGTTGTTCAAGAAACGATAAAGTTCTGTATTGAATTATCGAAGGCTGCCAGTCGATTGGGCAAGGAAGATCAAGCGAATAACTTATTGGAAAAAGCCAATGCATTGGCTAATCAAAGTAAGGCAGATGATCGTTATTCTGCTAGTGAATTGCAAAAGCTATATTTAGATTTGGAATTGTTAGAAGCATCCTATAAAATGTTTAAAAAGCAGACGCCAGCTAATCGAAAATATGGGATGAAGGATTATGCGCTAGAAATTGCCCGAAAGGGATATTGGAAAACAGCAGCAGCACTTTTAATGACAATTCCTGCCAAAGATTTAAACGATCGACACGCCGCTGCGATGAAAATTATCAAAGATTTTAATCCATAG
- a CDS encoding DUF6326 family protein, with translation MDVKIKLSTLWMILLFNMIYADIYSIIIELVHGGILDIPGDVHFIMAIAAILTNIPIIMVFLSRYLRPVANRRANIGAALFTILYIIGGGDTAWHYLIIASIEILLLVIILVTAWTWKEVEDSVL, from the coding sequence ATGGATGTAAAAATTAAGCTTTCGACTTTGTGGATGATTTTGTTATTCAATATGATTTATGCAGATATCTATAGCATTATAATAGAACTTGTGCATGGAGGTATTCTAGATATACCAGGAGATGTACATTTTATCATGGCGATAGCAGCTATTTTGACCAACATTCCCATCATAATGGTTTTTCTTTCAAGGTATTTACGCCCTGTTGCCAATCGTCGGGCTAATATTGGAGCTGCATTATTTACAATATTATATATTATTGGTGGAGGAGATACCGCATGGCATTATCTGATAATTGCAAGTATTGAAATTCTCTTGCTTGTTATAATTCTTGTTACCGCTTGGACTTGGAAGGAGGTGGAAGATAGTGTGTTGTAG
- a CDS encoding FKBP-type peptidyl-prolyl cis-trans isomerase: MKAIFSLFVLLIVSYSFTSCSEDIRSKDEERIQQYIQDNNLTVIEAQDGLYYTMDVVGTGDQPSGVYSTVTVHYTGRLLDGTVFDSSIGRNPFTSPLTNVIKGWQYGIPYFKVGGKGKLLIPSHLAYGSSGSGAIGPNEPLVFDIELLAVQN; encoded by the coding sequence ATGAAAGCAATATTTTCACTCTTTGTATTATTAATAGTAAGTTACTCATTTACTAGCTGTAGCGAAGACATTCGATCAAAAGACGAAGAACGCATCCAACAATATATTCAAGATAACAACCTTACGGTTATTGAGGCACAAGATGGATTATATTACACCATGGATGTTGTGGGCACAGGAGATCAACCAAGTGGTGTTTACAGCACGGTCACGGTTCACTATACCGGTAGACTCCTTGATGGAACTGTTTTTGATAGCTCTATTGGGCGCAATCCTTTTACAAGCCCGCTAACCAATGTTATTAAAGGGTGGCAATATGGTATTCCTTATTTTAAAGTTGGTGGAAAAGGTAAATTATTGATTCCTTCCCACTTAGCTTATGGTTCTTCGGGTTCGGGTGCTATTGGACCTAACGAGCCTTTGGTTTTTGACATCGAACTACTCGCTGTTCAGAATTAA